From Brucella pseudogrignonensis, a single genomic window includes:
- a CDS encoding RT0821/Lpp0805 family surface protein: MAARLARRVRNDVTFNCNMALIRRVAFAVAMVSLSGCAMGGVSIDKAVPDSSTITGSIKSVEKDETDNGKRSDQSTIKSIVSALNFTQWGKKPVPWANPDTGSQGAITTIAETKSNDTLCRQFETSREAFDGVSIYRGETCMQRGGEWTLTSFAPL; this comes from the coding sequence TTGGCTGCTCGACTTGCTCGCCGCGTAAGAAATGATGTCACCTTCAACTGTAACATGGCTTTGATCCGCCGTGTGGCATTTGCCGTCGCCATGGTTTCGCTCTCAGGTTGTGCGATGGGTGGAGTGAGCATCGACAAGGCAGTGCCTGATTCCTCGACGATCACCGGTTCCATCAAGTCAGTCGAAAAAGATGAGACCGACAACGGCAAGCGCTCCGATCAATCCACGATCAAAAGCATCGTATCCGCTCTCAACTTCACCCAATGGGGCAAAAAGCCCGTTCCCTGGGCCAATCCTGATACCGGCAGTCAGGGTGCGATTACAACAATCGCTGAAACAAAGTCCAACGACACGCTGTGTCGCCAGTTTGAAACATCGCGCGAAGCTTTTGATGGCGTCTCGATCTATCGCGGTGAAACCTGTATGCAGCGTGGCGGCGAGTGGACGTTAACCTCGTTCGCACCGCTTTGA
- a CDS encoding DUF4282 domain-containing protein codes for MKNLFHFDNLMTPSIVKFIYWLGLLILMLAALIALMMTHTPYGDVLTILGVIFAWLLSCLLWRVVCEIIILQFNIFSRLTEIRDRLPATSKEAG; via the coding sequence ATGAAGAATTTATTTCATTTTGATAATTTAATGACGCCGTCTATCGTGAAGTTTATTTACTGGTTGGGTTTGCTGATTTTAATGTTGGCCGCCTTGATCGCACTTATGATGACGCACACACCTTATGGTGATGTACTGACAATTCTGGGTGTTATATTTGCATGGTTGCTAAGCTGCCTTTTATGGCGTGTGGTTTGCGAAATTATTATATTACAGTTTAATATTTTCAGCCGTTTGACTGAAATTCGTGATCGGCTTCCTGCGACGAGTAAGGAGGCAGGTTGA
- the ubiA gene encoding 4-hydroxybenzoate octaprenyltransferase gives MGTGSDVQSRESRGRVKDAPSGHWVYRVLPPSLWPYAQLARWDRPIGWQLLLWPCFWSAALVAGAGAQPGDDVWSVVPSIWHLVLFFVGSVAMRGAGCTYNDLADQDIDDKVDRTRSRPLPSGQVTRKQAKIFIVLQALLGLAVVLQFNWFTIGLGVASLVIVAAYPFMKRITNLPQLVLGLAFSWGALMGWAAVQGSLALSPVLLYIGAILWTIGYDTIYAHQDKEDDALVGVGSTARLFGKHTKTALLVLYGGAIGFFAAAFAVAQVPMPALAGLLAAGVHLYRQIIVLDIDNPDQCLRLFKSNNTVGWLIFLGLVLGSLWVALKPMV, from the coding sequence ATGGGCACCGGTTCTGATGTTCAGTCACGCGAAAGCCGCGGACGCGTCAAGGATGCGCCATCTGGCCACTGGGTTTATCGGGTGCTGCCGCCATCGCTGTGGCCCTATGCCCAGCTTGCACGCTGGGATCGTCCGATTGGCTGGCAGCTGCTTTTATGGCCGTGTTTTTGGTCGGCTGCGCTTGTAGCGGGTGCAGGTGCGCAGCCGGGGGATGATGTTTGGTCGGTGGTGCCATCGATCTGGCATCTGGTTTTATTTTTCGTTGGCTCTGTCGCGATGCGTGGCGCTGGCTGCACATATAATGATCTTGCTGATCAGGATATTGACGACAAAGTGGACCGCACCCGTTCTCGACCTTTGCCGTCTGGTCAGGTGACGCGCAAACAGGCGAAAATATTCATCGTCTTGCAGGCTCTGCTTGGGCTGGCCGTTGTGCTGCAATTTAACTGGTTCACGATTGGCCTTGGCGTTGCATCGCTAGTGATCGTCGCGGCCTATCCTTTCATGAAGCGCATTACGAACCTGCCGCAGCTGGTGCTTGGCCTTGCCTTTTCGTGGGGCGCGCTGATGGGTTGGGCGGCAGTCCAGGGCTCGCTCGCGCTGTCGCCCGTGTTGCTTTATATCGGCGCGATCCTTTGGACGATTGGCTATGACACGATCTACGCCCATCAGGACAAGGAAGACGACGCGCTGGTCGGCGTCGGGTCGACCGCGCGCCTGTTTGGCAAACATACCAAGACGGCGCTGCTGGTTCTTTATGGCGGCGCGATTGGCTTTTTTGCCGCTGCCTTTGCGGTTGCACAGGTGCCGATGCCAGCGCTTGCGGGACTGCTCGCGGCGGGCGTTCATCTTTACCGCCAGATCATCGTGCTCGACATCGATAATCCCGATCAATGCCTGCGTCTGTTTAAGTCGAACAACACGGTGGGATGGCTGATTTTCTTAGGCCTCGTGCTGGGAAGCCTTTGGGTGGCGTTGAAGCCGATGGTATAG
- a CDS encoding acyl-CoA dehydrogenase, producing MYRAPVSEISHTLMKVAGLEKAITDNQFPDFSADLAEAILEEAGRFATERVEPLRISGDRHGASVKDGVVTTTPGWKELYADWIAGGWNSLTGTPEYGGQGLPTMMSVAVSEMWNSGTLAFAIAPTLTMGAVEALEKHASKELKDIYLEKLISGEWMGTMNLTEPQAGSDVGALRTRAERRDDGSYRIFGQKIFITYGEHDLTDNIVHLVLARLPDAPAGTKGISLFLVPKFLVNADGSLGRRNDLFCSGLEHKMGIHASPTCTMIYGDGFVKGEETGAVGYLIGEENRGLACMFTMMNNARLLVGIQGVGVAEAAYQQALNYAKERKQGRALGADPKAGMSPIIEHPDVQRMLLTMKALTQVARSITYSCAHAIDMSHATDGADAQFWSDRAGLLTPLAKSFATDVGVDVASLGVQIHGGMGFIEETGAAQLLRDARITPIYEGTNGIQAIDLVLRKLPLSNGKHIENYLTELQDEADKATVSNRPELGQTGSRLSTAIGEAREATDWLQRATAEGRTEEALAGATPYQRLLSLTAGGAYLARSALSSDDAGRAALCRFFAENMLAEVSALKDTVITGASSLAAAKSALEA from the coding sequence ATGTATCGCGCGCCGGTTTCTGAAATTTCGCATACGCTGATGAAAGTCGCAGGCCTAGAAAAGGCAATCACCGACAATCAGTTTCCTGATTTCTCCGCTGATCTGGCAGAAGCTATTCTCGAAGAAGCGGGAAGATTTGCCACTGAACGCGTTGAGCCGCTTCGCATTTCGGGCGACCGCCATGGTGCGAGTGTCAAGGATGGTGTTGTCACGACTACGCCAGGCTGGAAAGAGCTTTACGCCGACTGGATTGCAGGCGGCTGGAACTCGCTGACTGGAACACCGGAATATGGTGGCCAGGGCTTGCCGACCATGATGTCAGTTGCGGTCAGCGAAATGTGGAATTCCGGCACATTGGCTTTTGCCATCGCTCCCACGCTCACCATGGGCGCTGTCGAAGCACTGGAAAAACACGCTTCAAAAGAACTCAAAGACATCTATCTCGAAAAGCTCATCTCCGGTGAATGGATGGGCACCATGAACCTGACCGAACCGCAGGCCGGTTCAGATGTCGGTGCTTTGCGCACGCGCGCCGAGCGCCGCGATGATGGTTCCTATCGCATCTTTGGTCAAAAGATTTTCATCACCTATGGCGAGCATGACCTGACGGACAACATCGTGCATCTGGTGCTGGCACGGCTTCCCGATGCCCCGGCCGGAACAAAGGGCATATCACTCTTCCTCGTGCCAAAATTCCTCGTCAATGCGGATGGTTCGCTCGGTCGTCGTAACGACCTGTTTTGCTCTGGCCTTGAGCACAAAATGGGCATTCACGCCTCCCCCACCTGCACAATGATTTATGGCGATGGCTTTGTGAAAGGTGAGGAAACCGGCGCAGTCGGTTATTTGATCGGCGAAGAAAACCGCGGTTTGGCTTGCATGTTCACTATGATGAATAATGCCCGACTGTTGGTTGGCATTCAGGGCGTAGGCGTTGCGGAAGCCGCCTATCAGCAGGCTTTGAACTACGCAAAAGAACGCAAGCAAGGCCGCGCGCTTGGTGCCGATCCGAAAGCCGGCATGAGCCCGATCATAGAGCATCCAGACGTGCAGCGCATGTTGCTTACTATGAAGGCACTGACGCAGGTGGCTCGCTCCATCACCTATTCCTGCGCGCATGCGATCGATATGAGCCATGCAACGGACGGTGCAGACGCGCAATTCTGGTCAGATCGTGCCGGACTACTAACGCCGCTCGCAAAAAGCTTTGCCACAGATGTTGGCGTTGATGTTGCTTCGCTTGGTGTGCAGATTCATGGCGGCATGGGCTTCATTGAGGAAACAGGCGCTGCACAATTGCTGCGCGATGCCCGTATTACCCCAATTTATGAAGGCACCAACGGAATTCAGGCGATCGACCTTGTGCTACGCAAATTGCCGCTCAGCAATGGCAAGCATATCGAAAATTACCTCACCGAATTGCAGGACGAAGCCGACAAGGCCACAGTTTCGAACCGTCCCGAACTGGGCCAAACCGGCTCTCGCCTCTCCACTGCCATTGGCGAAGCCCGTGAAGCAACCGACTGGCTGCAACGGGCAACAGCCGAAGGCCGCACAGAGGAAGCTCTTGCCGGTGCCACGCCTTACCAACGCCTGCTGTCACTGACCGCTGGCGGCGCCTATCTCGCGCGTTCAGCACTCTCAAGCGACGATGCTGGCCGCGCTGCCCTTTGTCGCTTCTTCGCCGAAAACATGCTGGCCGAGGTCTCTGCTTTAAAAGACACAGTTATCACCGGCGCATCGAGCCTTGCAGCTGCAAAATCAGCACTGGAGGCGTGA
- a CDS encoding DUF6101 family protein, with amino-acid sequence MMSSGLKKPEWAGQELRLDPFHLPQVVTYPAEDCDADVTFTISERGAVVRQILPSSGLPMSIALPINAFVGVVARAVEDEYGEITVTLELMHEDPQLSVPLLVAHDLTDVAADWRAWAATFNLPMMLVEEDGVARPLYESTGPVRTSEPQARRQGQEPRRRRPRFLARRKTGSLGVRMVIEGREIIARN; translated from the coding sequence ATGATGAGCAGCGGACTTAAGAAGCCGGAATGGGCAGGTCAGGAACTTCGGTTGGATCCGTTTCACTTGCCACAGGTTGTGACTTACCCCGCAGAAGATTGTGATGCGGATGTGACCTTTACGATCAGTGAGCGTGGGGCGGTTGTCCGCCAGATTTTACCTTCGAGCGGTTTGCCCATGTCGATTGCTCTGCCGATCAATGCATTTGTCGGTGTCGTTGCACGCGCTGTTGAAGACGAATACGGCGAAATCACTGTAACGCTCGAGCTGATGCATGAAGACCCGCAACTCTCGGTGCCGCTGCTGGTCGCGCACGATCTGACCGACGTTGCCGCTGACTGGCGCGCATGGGCTGCAACCTTCAACCTGCCAATGATGCTTGTTGAGGAAGATGGTGTGGCTCGTCCGCTTTACGAAAGCACTGGCCCGGTTCGCACGTCAGAGCCACAGGCGCGTCGTCAGGGGCAGGAACCACGCCGCCGCCGTCCCCGTTTCCTCGCACGCCGCAAGACGGGTTCGCTGGGCGTTCGTATGGTGATTGAAGGCCGTGAGATAATTGCTCGCAATTAA
- a CDS encoding L-threonylcarbamoyladenylate synthase — MTLADILEFDDKAVSRAVEVLARGGLVAIPTETVYGLAADAAHGEGVAGIFAAKGRPQFNPLIAHVDSIAMAERYVTFDPISRKLAESFWPGPLTLVLPLKAQQDAPRPIHPLVTAGLATLAIRMPTGRVRDVIKNLDSPVAAPSANTSGRISPTSAKAVADDLGGKIDLILDAGPCGVGVESTIVKVESDEVHLLRPGGLAAEDIEALLGVELIRAEHNAVIQAPGMMESHYAPDAAMRLDVKSVKPGEALLAFGPTRVAGSDDAIQILNLSESGDLREAASNLFDFMRKLDATGAVTITVEPIPFDGLGEAINDRLKRAAAPR, encoded by the coding sequence ATGACCTTGGCCGATATTCTGGAATTCGACGATAAAGCTGTTTCACGCGCGGTAGAAGTGCTCGCGCGCGGTGGCCTGGTCGCGATTCCGACCGAAACGGTCTATGGTCTTGCGGCTGACGCAGCGCATGGCGAAGGCGTGGCCGGTATTTTTGCCGCCAAAGGTCGCCCGCAGTTCAATCCGCTTATCGCCCATGTCGATAGCATTGCTATGGCCGAGCGTTATGTGACTTTCGATCCAATCTCCCGAAAGCTGGCTGAAAGCTTTTGGCCGGGGCCGTTAACACTTGTTCTGCCGCTGAAAGCGCAGCAAGATGCGCCGCGCCCGATCCATCCGCTGGTGACGGCAGGGCTTGCTACGCTGGCCATCCGTATGCCAACGGGGCGGGTGCGTGATGTTATAAAGAATCTGGACAGCCCTGTTGCAGCACCAAGCGCCAACACGTCAGGCCGTATCAGCCCAACCTCGGCCAAAGCCGTGGCCGATGACCTGGGTGGCAAGATCGATCTGATCCTTGATGCCGGTCCGTGTGGAGTGGGTGTCGAATCAACCATCGTCAAAGTCGAGAGCGATGAAGTGCATCTGCTGCGCCCGGGTGGTCTGGCCGCTGAAGACATTGAAGCCCTGCTGGGCGTTGAGTTGATACGCGCTGAACATAACGCAGTCATTCAAGCGCCCGGCATGATGGAATCGCATTATGCGCCGGATGCCGCGATGCGCCTTGACGTTAAGAGCGTAAAGCCCGGTGAGGCGCTGCTGGCTTTTGGCCCGACGCGCGTTGCAGGCAGCGATGACGCTATCCAAATTCTTAATCTCAGTGAAAGCGGCGACCTGCGCGAAGCAGCCAGCAATCTGTTTGACTTCATGCGCAAGCTCGATGCAACGGGCGCCGTGACAATCACTGTTGAACCCATTCCCTTTGATGGTCTCGGTGAGGCCATCAATGATCGTCTTAAACGCGCGGCGGCCCCGCGCTAG
- a CDS encoding GGDEF domain-containing protein, producing MTLVPYFLTVNLTVSCVFILTFAFVAMQERNYAAPRWFTLAAIAAALVSLFGYWIPAAINTRLLVVISFALSMIAFLAVIIGLQSIYRQKIDWKLIGAFFVAALLCNLLILELPRTSFLHRFLYQLPLCLAQLIIIWVIYRSGMPRLVDKLIMALAVVSCIHYLSKAFLISGPGADIRPDDPANTLHVIISLSIGVFLHAARGLLLLLTTVSHMVGEASEQSEVDELSQIYNRRGFDRHVSRVLARKGARIRYAVIMSDLDFFKRVNDTYGHDGGDRVIAAFGKLLRTQLPKSAVAARMGGEEFVVFIPDADMAAAESLAQSLRESLSKLRFAEKAPDWGPTASFGVAEQVDEESLYETMRRADSALYDAKNAGRNRVHIA from the coding sequence ATGACGCTCGTTCCGTATTTTCTCACTGTTAATCTCACGGTGTCGTGCGTTTTCATTCTGACATTCGCTTTTGTGGCTATGCAGGAGCGCAATTATGCTGCCCCGCGCTGGTTTACATTAGCGGCGATTGCAGCGGCACTTGTTTCGCTATTCGGCTATTGGATTCCGGCAGCGATAAACACCCGTCTGCTCGTTGTCATTTCATTTGCGCTATCAATGATAGCGTTTCTGGCAGTCATTATCGGGCTGCAAAGTATTTACCGCCAGAAAATAGACTGGAAACTGATAGGTGCTTTTTTCGTCGCCGCTCTGCTGTGCAATTTGCTGATTTTAGAGCTGCCACGCACGTCTTTCCTGCATCGCTTTTTGTATCAGCTGCCGCTTTGTCTGGCCCAGCTTATTATTATATGGGTGATCTATCGCTCTGGAATGCCACGACTGGTTGATAAGCTAATTATGGCGCTGGCCGTGGTTAGCTGCATTCATTATCTTTCGAAAGCTTTTCTGATCTCCGGTCCGGGTGCGGATATCAGGCCGGATGATCCAGCCAATACGCTGCATGTGATTATATCGTTGTCGATTGGCGTTTTTTTGCATGCCGCGCGTGGCCTGCTGCTGCTTTTAACCACAGTTTCGCACATGGTGGGCGAGGCGAGTGAGCAGTCAGAGGTAGATGAGCTTTCCCAGATTTATAATCGCCGTGGATTTGACCGGCATGTCTCGCGTGTGTTGGCCCGTAAAGGTGCACGGATTCGCTATGCGGTGATTATGAGCGATCTCGATTTCTTCAAACGCGTGAACGATACCTATGGCCATGACGGCGGGGACCGGGTCATTGCGGCTTTTGGCAAGTTGCTTAGAACTCAGCTCCCCAAGTCAGCCGTGGCTGCACGGATGGGCGGCGAGGAGTTTGTTGTATTTATTCCAGACGCTGATATGGCGGCGGCAGAAAGTCTTGCACAAAGCCTGCGCGAATCTCTCAGCAAACTACGATTTGCTGAAAAAGCACCCGATTGGGGTCCGACGGCAAGCTTTGGCGTCGCGGAACAGGTTGATGAGGAAAGCCTCTACGAGACGATGCGCCGTGCGGACTCGGCGCTTTATGATGCGAAGAACGCCGGACGCAATCGCGTCCATATCGCATAA
- the purD gene encoding phosphoribosylamine--glycine ligase, producing the protein MKVLLIGSGGREHALAWKLAASEKLTKLYCAPGNPGIAEYAELVTLDLTDHAAVIAFAKQNAIDLVVVGPEAPLVAGLADDLQAADIRVFGPSKLAAQLEGSKGFTKDLCARFNIPTGAYGRFNNAPKAKAYIREMGAPIVVKADGLAAGKGVVVAMTLDEAFDAVDMCFEGAFGSAGAEVVVEEFLEGEEASFFCICDRKTALPLGSAQDHKRVGDGDTGPNTGGMGAYAPAPVMTPEIVERTMRELIEPTMRGMAEIGAPFSGVLFLGLMIGKDGPKLIEYNTRFGDPECQVLMMRLETDLLDLINAAVDGKLDEVKLEWKDQPALTVVMAAEGYPANVKKGSVIRGLEKLDGIDGLKVFHAGTAEKDGNLIANGGRVLNVTAMAKTVAEAQSKAYDAVKRVDWPEGFYRSDIGWRAVERKRSGA; encoded by the coding sequence ATGAAAGTTCTGTTGATCGGTTCGGGCGGACGCGAACACGCATTGGCATGGAAACTCGCCGCATCCGAAAAGCTGACAAAGCTCTATTGCGCGCCGGGCAATCCCGGCATTGCTGAATATGCAGAACTGGTAACACTGGACCTTACCGATCACGCAGCCGTCATTGCTTTTGCCAAACAGAATGCGATTGATTTGGTTGTCGTTGGCCCCGAAGCGCCTCTTGTTGCTGGCCTTGCTGATGATCTTCAAGCTGCCGATATTCGCGTCTTCGGTCCTTCTAAGCTCGCCGCACAGCTTGAAGGCTCAAAAGGCTTCACCAAAGACCTTTGCGCGCGCTTCAATATTCCGACCGGCGCTTATGGCCGCTTCAACAATGCGCCCAAAGCCAAAGCCTATATCCGTGAAATGGGTGCGCCCATCGTCGTCAAAGCCGATGGGCTTGCCGCTGGCAAAGGCGTTGTCGTTGCCATGACGCTCGATGAAGCGTTTGATGCCGTTGATATGTGTTTTGAAGGTGCATTTGGCTCTGCCGGTGCGGAAGTTGTGGTTGAAGAGTTTCTTGAAGGCGAGGAAGCAAGCTTTTTCTGTATCTGCGATCGCAAAACAGCGCTGCCACTTGGCTCTGCGCAGGACCACAAGCGCGTTGGCGATGGCGATACAGGCCCGAACACCGGCGGCATGGGAGCTTACGCACCTGCTCCAGTGATGACGCCTGAAATTGTCGAACGCACCATGCGCGAGCTGATCGAACCCACAATGCGCGGCATGGCGGAAATCGGTGCGCCCTTCTCGGGCGTGCTGTTCCTCGGCCTGATGATCGGCAAAGACGGTCCGAAGCTCATTGAATATAACACCCGCTTTGGTGATCCTGAGTGCCAGGTACTGATGATGCGCCTCGAAACTGATCTGCTCGACCTCATCAATGCAGCCGTTGATGGCAAACTTGATGAAGTTAAGCTCGAATGGAAAGACCAGCCAGCTCTAACCGTGGTTATGGCTGCGGAAGGCTATCCGGCCAACGTGAAGAAGGGCAGTGTTATTCGCGGCCTTGAAAAGCTCGACGGAATTGACGGCCTCAAAGTCTTCCACGCTGGCACAGCGGAAAAAGACGGTAATCTCATTGCCAATGGCGGCCGCGTTCTTAACGTGACAGCGATGGCTAAAACCGTCGCGGAAGCGCAAAGCAAAGCCTATGACGCCGTGAAGCGTGTCGACTGGCCAGAAGGCTTTTATCGCTCCGACATCGGCTGGCGTGCTGTTGAGCGTAAACGCTCAGGCGCGTAG
- the pdxH gene encoding pyridoxamine 5'-phosphate oxidase, which yields MTDDRDDFTQSSEPFKLFAQWLNDATKSEINDPNAVALATVDPDGLPNVRMVLLKDFDEHGFVFYTNYESAKGQEILSAEKAAMCFHWKSLRRQVRVRGPVEKVSAEEADAYYASRPRGSRIGAWASKQSRPLESRFALEKAVAEYTARYAIGDIPRPQHWSGFRIRPVSIEFWHDRPFRLHDRVLFTRDTPEGDWTKDRLYP from the coding sequence ATGACAGATGACCGCGACGATTTCACCCAAAGTTCCGAACCTTTCAAGCTCTTTGCGCAATGGCTGAATGACGCCACCAAAAGCGAAATAAACGACCCAAATGCCGTCGCGCTCGCCACAGTTGACCCGGACGGTCTGCCCAATGTGCGGATGGTTCTGCTCAAAGATTTCGACGAGCACGGCTTTGTCTTCTACACCAATTACGAAAGCGCCAAGGGGCAGGAAATCCTGTCTGCCGAAAAAGCGGCCATGTGCTTTCACTGGAAATCGCTGCGTCGTCAGGTCCGTGTGCGTGGCCCGGTCGAAAAGGTGAGTGCCGAGGAAGCCGATGCCTATTACGCATCGCGACCACGTGGCAGTCGTATCGGTGCCTGGGCATCCAAGCAGTCGCGGCCACTCGAAAGCCGCTTTGCGCTCGAAAAGGCTGTTGCAGAATATACAGCACGTTATGCGATTGGAGACATTCCGCGTCCTCAACACTGGTCAGGCTTCCGCATCCGCCCGGTTTCCATTGAGTTCTGGCATGACCGCCCCTTCCGCCTGCATGACCGCGTGTTGTTTACCCGCGACACACCGGAAGGCGACTGGACCAAAGATCGTCTCTATCCATAA
- a CDS encoding FAD-binding oxidoreductase: MLDTALIERFAAIVGEKNALTAPEDIAPFMIEQRDLYQGHSPLVLRPASTQEVSAIMKLANETKTPVVPQGGNTGLVGGQTPDQSNTAIVLSLGRMNKVRSVDPVGNLVTVEAGVILKNLQDEAQKVGRLFPLSLGAEGSCQVGGNLGSNAGGTAVLAYGNMRELCLGLEVVLPNGEILNDLRYVKKDNTGYDLKDLFIGSEGTLGIITAAVLKIYPQPKGKGVAYAGLRSPEDVLRLFQLSTEHAGPSLTGFELMPRVGVEFTIAHVDGVRDPLESPHDWYVLVDISSSRSEDDARTTLETILTEAFENDIIQDAAIAESVAQAQMFWKMREEMSWAQKPEGGSIKHDISVPVAKIPEFIAEANAATLEMIPGSRIVCFGHIGDGNLHYNVSQPIGADKEAFLARWHELNHRIHTIVASYTGSISAEHGIGVLKREELAFFKQDVALELMRRIKKSFDPNGIMNPGKVL; encoded by the coding sequence ATGCTCGACACCGCTCTGATCGAACGTTTTGCAGCCATTGTTGGCGAAAAGAATGCGCTGACTGCGCCCGAAGACATTGCGCCATTCATGATTGAACAGCGCGATCTCTATCAGGGGCACTCGCCGCTGGTGCTGCGCCCCGCTTCAACGCAAGAAGTTTCGGCGATCATGAAGCTTGCCAATGAAACCAAAACGCCGGTGGTTCCGCAGGGTGGCAATACGGGTCTCGTCGGCGGTCAGACGCCAGACCAGAGCAACACAGCAATCGTTTTGTCGCTTGGCCGCATGAATAAGGTGCGCTCGGTTGATCCGGTTGGCAATCTGGTGACAGTGGAAGCCGGTGTCATCCTCAAAAACCTTCAGGACGAAGCGCAGAAAGTCGGTCGCCTGTTCCCGCTGTCGCTCGGTGCGGAAGGTTCCTGTCAGGTTGGCGGCAATCTTGGTTCCAATGCAGGCGGTACTGCCGTTCTCGCCTATGGCAATATGCGTGAGCTTTGTCTTGGCCTTGAAGTGGTTCTGCCGAATGGCGAGATCCTCAACGATCTGCGTTATGTGAAGAAAGATAACACCGGCTACGACCTGAAAGACCTGTTCATCGGTTCTGAAGGGACACTTGGAATCATCACCGCAGCCGTATTGAAGATTTATCCGCAGCCAAAGGGCAAGGGCGTGGCCTATGCTGGCCTGCGCAGCCCGGAAGATGTGCTGCGCCTGTTCCAGCTTTCAACCGAACATGCAGGCCCGTCGCTCACTGGCTTTGAATTGATGCCGCGCGTCGGTGTTGAATTTACCATTGCCCATGTCGATGGCGTTCGTGATCCGCTGGAAAGCCCGCATGACTGGTATGTGCTGGTGGATATTTCTTCAAGCCGTTCGGAAGACGATGCGCGTACGACGCTTGAAACCATTCTGACCGAAGCGTTTGAGAACGACATTATTCAGGATGCAGCCATTGCTGAAAGCGTGGCTCAGGCGCAGATGTTTTGGAAAATGCGTGAGGAAATGTCCTGGGCGCAGAAGCCGGAAGGCGGCTCGATCAAGCACGATATTTCCGTGCCTGTTGCGAAAATCCCCGAATTCATTGCAGAAGCGAATGCGGCAACGCTGGAAATGATACCCGGCTCGCGTATCGTTTGCTTCGGCCATATTGGCGACGGCAATCTGCACTATAATGTGTCACAGCCGATTGGTGCTGATAAGGAAGCATTCCTTGCGCGCTGGCACGAATTAAATCACCGCATTCATACAATTGTTGCTTCTTATACCGGATCGATATCGGCAGAGCATGGTATCGGTGTGTTGAAACGCGAAGAGCTCGCCTTCTTTAAACAGGACGTGGCGCTTGAATTGATGCGCCGTATTAAGAAATCATTCGACCCGAATGGCATTATGAATCCGGGTAAAGTGCTGTAA
- a CDS encoding crotonase/enoyl-CoA hydratase family protein, whose translation MSEHILIERKGAVQIIRLNRADKKNAITRAMYATMAKALIDGDADDAVRVHVFFGVPGAFSAGNDMQDFMAAASGGSLGNDILDFLGALSGAKKPIVSGVDGLAIGIGTTIHLHCDLTFATSHALFRTPFVDLGLVPEAASSLLAPPLMGHQKAFALLALGHGFDAQAALEAGIVYKIVESNNLEPEALKAAEEIASKPPQAMQIARSLMRLPAEPVSNRITREVKYFAERLTSDEAKEAVMAFLSRKK comes from the coding sequence ATGAGCGAACATATTCTGATCGAACGCAAAGGTGCGGTGCAGATTATCCGACTGAACCGTGCTGACAAGAAAAACGCCATCACCCGCGCCATGTATGCAACCATGGCCAAAGCGCTGATCGACGGTGATGCCGATGATGCCGTGCGGGTGCATGTGTTTTTCGGCGTGCCGGGCGCATTTTCCGCTGGCAATGACATGCAGGATTTTATGGCTGCTGCATCCGGTGGCAGTCTCGGCAATGACATTCTCGATTTTCTTGGTGCGCTCTCAGGTGCAAAGAAGCCCATTGTCTCCGGCGTCGATGGACTCGCCATTGGTATTGGCACGACAATCCACCTGCATTGCGATCTGACTTTTGCGACCAGTCATGCACTGTTCCGCACGCCATTTGTTGATCTCGGTCTTGTGCCGGAAGCAGCCTCCAGTCTGCTTGCCCCGCCGCTCATGGGGCACCAAAAGGCTTTCGCTCTGCTGGCTCTTGGCCATGGTTTCGATGCGCAGGCTGCTCTTGAGGCCGGCATTGTTTATAAGATCGTTGAAAGCAATAATCTTGAACCGGAAGCCCTGAAAGCCGCAGAGGAGATTGCCTCTAAGCCACCACAGGCCATGCAAATTGCCCGCAGTCTGATGCGACTCCCCGCCGAGCCCGTTTCCAACAGGATTACGCGGGAAGTAAAGTATTTTGCCGAACGACTAACTTCAGATGAAGCGAAAGAGGCTGTGATGGCCTTTCTTAGCCGGAAAAAATAA
- a CDS encoding cold-shock protein, with the protein MANGTVKFFNTTKGFGFIQPDDGGVDVFVHISAVERSGLSTLNEGQKVSFEVVADRRSGKNAAENLRAL; encoded by the coding sequence ATGGCAAACGGAACAGTAAAATTCTTCAACACAACCAAGGGCTTCGGCTTCATTCAGCCTGATGACGGCGGCGTAGACGTGTTCGTTCACATCTCGGCTGTTGAACGTTCGGGCCTCAGCACCCTCAATGAAGGCCAGAAGGTCAGCTTTGAAGTTGTTGCAGACCGCCGTTCGGGCAAGAATGCAGCAGAAAACCTGCGCGCACTCTAA